A part of Brassica rapa cultivar Chiifu-401-42 chromosome A05, CAAS_Brap_v3.01, whole genome shotgun sequence genomic DNA contains:
- the LOC103849556 gene encoding uncharacterized protein LOC103849556, translated as MVGSATSFVFDDLRKGFNKNEVLARVVHFWEARNVNKGGLLLGFELFLIDQKHTVLAPTDYAGHDIERQNFRIRSYAEFNEAVNKNKNEDLYDALGKLVLINNENFNNGVTNKRIDIHLQLKDGPIVRVTLWGNGAANFQKKLMESVDKPMVLLATTMNPRTFRGL; from the exons ATGGTCGGTTCTGCTACTTCTTTTGTTTTCGATGATCTTAGAAAGGGTTTTAATAAGAATGAAGTTCTTGCTAGAGTGGTTCACTTTTGGGAAGCACGTAACGTCAACAAGGGTGGTTTGCTTCTGGGCTTCGAGTTATTTCTTATTGATCAAAag CATACAGTTCTTGCACCCACAGATTATGCTGGCCATGATATTGAGAGGCAAAACTTTAGGATTCGTTCTTATGCTGAGTTCAATGAAGCGGTCAACAAGAACAAGAACGAAGATCTATATG ATGCCCTTGGAAAGCTGGTTCTCATCAACAACGAGAACTTCAACAATGGTGTGACTAATAAGAGAATAGACATTCACTTGCAATTAAAAGA TGGGCCTATTGTTCGTGTAACACTTTGGGGTAACGGTGCTGCCAATTTTCAAAAGAAACTGATGGAAAGTGTTGACAAACCTATGGTGCTTCTCGCTACAACAATGAACCCAAGAACATTTAGAGGTTTGTAA
- the LOC117134284 gene encoding uncharacterized protein LOC117134284 — protein sequence MRGRSIQKWRIKIIGAGKIDSHRVLTGRDHNTLQGRTTSKGQNVENTRAGGSIGMQQERGEIDTEIRSYDQYPKTGQTILHLPQLEANRFNQLQNRHWRAGDHFNKSGGILGVQEEVYKFIPCTSNHWIRRILIYSNLPYLEQTDTNVQQLFLYQAMDEIRTFQAIQKNPRRTNEIYKLIEVPKKEPDHKLSYEPTPKWKPKSDQSIVQVPKPMEVPATEVQSKAYISTTRRTFNMKQILLDSTLKKETVSRRVDCTKGNTPEVLGTSNGTYKDVECGACVFLAPYSGTPAGMGERRGDQECCRSWGVHVEQDVPIGGRAEPDKLRDALHVLKSTEDGNNHINLDDLGSEVDGANGGYDLNLEI from the exons ATGCGGGGTCGTAGCATTCAAAAATGGCGGATTAAGATTATaggcgccggtaagattgaTTCACACCGAGTCTTGACGGGAAGGGATCATAATACACTGCAAGGGCGAACCACATCCAAGGGACAGAATGTTGAGAATACCAGAGCAGGCGGGTCCATAGGGATGCAGCAAGAAAGGG GAGAAATTGACACGGAAATCAGAAGTTATGATCAATATcccaaaaccggccaaaccatTCTGCACTtacctcaattggaagctaaccggttcaatcagcttcaaaacAGACATTGGCGAgcaggagatcatttcaacaAATCAGGAGGTATTCTAGGCGTCCAGGAGGAGGTCTACAAGTTTATACCATGCACCAGCAACCattggatcaggaggatcctcatttactcaaacctgccttatttggagcaaaccgacactaatgtccaacagctctttttatATCAAGCTATGGACGAGATCAGAACCTTTCAAGCCATCCAGAAGAACCCAA GGAGAACAAATGAAATCTATAAGCTTATTGAAGTTCCAAAGAAAGAACCAGACCATAAACTCAGTTATGAACCCACTCCCAAGTGGAAACCGAAATCTGACCAATCCATTGTTCAAGTTCCAAAACCTATG GAGGTACCAGCGaccgaggttcagtccaaggcaTATATCTCCACAACCAGAAGGACTTTCAACATGAAACAAATTTTattggattctacactcaagaagga AACCGTAAGTAGAAGGGTCGATTGTACCAAAGGAAACACACCTGAAGTTCttgggaccagtaacgggacataCAAAGATGTCGAATGTGGAGCATGTGTGTTCTTAGCCCCGTACTCGGGAACCCCGGCCGGAATGGGGGAGAGACGG GGTGACCAGGAGTGCTGTAGATCATGGGGTGTGCATGTGGAACAAGACGTTCCAATTGGTGGTCGTGCTGAACCAGATAAACTGAGAGACGCGCTTCATGTGTTGAAATCAACTGAAGATGGAAATAACCACATCAACTTAGATGACTTGGGTTCTGAAGTTGACGGGGCCAACGGGGGTTATGACCTTAATCTTGAAATATAA